One genomic region from Streptomyces venezuelae encodes:
- a CDS encoding roadblock/LC7 domain-containing protein — MIDHERISHHRSGELDWLLDDLVMRVREVRHTVVLSNDGLAVGSSSGLSREDAEHLAAIASGFHSLAKGAGRQFHTGGVRQTMVEMDDGFLFVAAAGDGSCLAVLSSVSADIGLIAYEMARLVKRVGEHLHTPPRLTVTPPVAG; from the coding sequence ATGATCGACCACGAGAGGATCTCCCACCACCGGTCAGGCGAACTCGACTGGCTCCTCGACGACCTCGTCATGCGGGTCCGCGAGGTCCGCCACACCGTGGTGCTCTCCAACGACGGCCTCGCCGTCGGCTCCTCCAGCGGACTGAGCCGGGAGGACGCCGAGCACCTCGCCGCCATCGCCTCCGGCTTCCACAGCCTCGCCAAGGGCGCGGGAAGGCAGTTCCACACCGGCGGCGTCCGCCAGACCATGGTCGAGATGGACGACGGGTTCCTCTTCGTCGCCGCGGCGGGCGACGGCTCCTGCCTGGCGGTCCTCAGCTCGGTCAGCGCCGACATCGGCCTCATCGCCTACGAGATGGCCCGTCTCGTCAAGCGGGTCGGCGAGCACCTGCACACCCCGCCGCGGCTCACGGTGACCCCGCCGGTCGCCGGCTGA